CAATCCTTTGGCCTGTGCCAGCAAACTACGAGGTGAATGGCCATTGTCCGTTGGCGCCGCCAAAGCGCTTGCACTTAAAAAAAAAGCGAGCGCTGCCGCGATGGGAGTCATCGGGAACATGAAGTCATTACTCTGGATATAAAGATAAAAACTCGATCGACGAACATTAAATGCCCGCCGACCGATAACACCATCGAACAATCGATGTTTTTAGTTCACAGCGAGTTAAGGACCAACTTTCGGGATCGCATCAAACACGACGACCGGAGTTGCGGTGTAAACACCGTTCTTACCCGCGGCTGGTGTGGCTGGAACAATCGAAAGTTCGGCCTTGATGCCGGGCTTCGCTGCGGCTTCAGTCACAACTTCCTTGGAAACTGCCGTCAGTGCTATACCGTTGAAGGTGTAGGTCAGAGCAATCTCATCAGCACCATTGAACAAAGGCTGCGGACCGCCTTCAACATAGGCGCCTACTGCACCGTCAGTGTGCTTCACATAGTAATCCGCACGCAGCGAACTCAGTGTGCCAGACGGGATGTCGTAATCCATTGTTTCGGCTTTACCGAAGTTCGGATCAACCGGTTGCGCGTGGAAAACGCTGCTTGGGACTTTGGCGGTGATGTTGATGGTGCTGCGAGACTCTTCGACGGCAAATGCGAAAGAAGAGCTCAATGCCAGAATGGCTAATGGAGCGGAAAAGGCGATTTTCTTGAACATACTTTCAGACCTTTCTTAGTAAGTGACAGGCAATTGAAAGTCCAACCAAACCATCAAGCCTTATTGACCGCATAGAAATAAGGATCGTGATTGATAACTTGGCCAGACTTTCAATGGCGCAGATCCTCTAGAAAATCATAAGAAAAGTATGTAGGAATACTCTGAGTACTTAGTAGGTAAAACAAACCAATCCGTAACGATTAATTTATTGATTGAAAAGTCCTACTCATGTGTTTTCAAACACTACAGACACAAGTGCAATATTTTTTTACTTCTTAATTTCTCGCCCTACGCCGGACATTTTTTGTGTGTGGCCCCGTCACCGTTGGTCGACGTCGCTTGCATTCTCCATAAGATATATCTTAAGTTGTATCTAAATAAGACGAGAGAGCACAGAAATGAGAGACCATCATTCCCCCCACCGCGAACACGGCGACGGCCGCGACGGCTTCGAGAAACGCCCCGGCCGCGAACGCGGCGGTCGCGGTCCACGAGTGTTCGCCCCCGGCGATCTGAAACTGCTGCTGCTGGCGTTGATTGCCGAGCAGCCATGCCACGGCTACGACTTGATCCGCCAGATCGAAGGCATGTTCGACGGTGCCTATAGCCCGAGCCCCGGCGTGATCTACCCGACCCTGACCTTTCTGGAAGAAAGCGAAATGATCCAGGGCGACGCCGAAGGCGGGAAAAAACGCTACAGCGTGACCGACGCCGGGCGTCAGTCCCTGACCGAACAAGCCGTCGCCCTGGAAGGTGTGCGGGTGCGCATCGATGTGAGCAAACGCTCGCTGCGCGGCCATGATCGCCCGCCAGAAATTCACGAAGCCGTGCATAACCTGCGTCATGCATTGCAATTGCACCACGGCCGCTGGAGCGCGGAAGAAATCCAGCGCGTCGCTGCCCTGCTCAACGACACCGCCAAAGCCATCGTCGACGGCCCCGCCGTTCAAGCTGCCCAGGAGAAAGCCGAATGACTGAAGTGATTGCACAACAAACGATTCACCGCGTCATGCACGAGATCAAACGCCGTCGTCTGGAGGTCTTGCGCGTGGTCGACCTGACGCCGCGCATGCGTCGGATTACCCTGGGCGGACCTGAGTTGGCGGGCTTCGTCAGCCTCGGTACGGACGACCACGTCAAGCTGCTGTTCCCGCAGAACGCGGCGGAACAAGCGGCGATGGAAACCATGAAACTCGGTGCCGGAAAAAGCGAAGGTCCAATGCCGGCCATGCGCGACTACACACCACGCCGCTACGACCTCGACACCCTGGAACTGGACATCGACTTCGTGCTGCACGGCGATGGCCCTGCCTCGACTTGGGCCGAACAGGCCAAGCCGGGACAATTCCTGCACATCGGCGGACCACGGGGTTCGATGATCGTGCCGGACATGTTCGACAGCTACCTGTTGATCGGCGACGAAACCGCCCTGCCCGCCATTGCCCGGCGTCTTGAAGGCCTGGCCGCGAATCGCCGTGCATTGGTGATTATCGAAGTGGAGAACGGCAAGGAGCAGCAGGTGCTGGAGAGCGCGGCCGAGGTCAATGTGATCTGGGTGCTGCGCGAGGGTGGCAAGGACCATTTGCTGAACACCGTGAAGCAGGTGCAAGTGCCTGCCGGCAATCTGTATGCGTGGGTCGCGACCGAGACCAAAGTGTCACGGCAGATTCGCCGGGTGTTACTCGATGAGCACGGGCTGGATGAGCAGTTCGTCAAGGCTGTGGGTTACTGGCGGCTGGATGACAGCGACGAAGAGTGAATTGTTTCTGTAGGAGCCGGCTTGCTGGCGATGAGGCCCTTCAACCCTGCGTTGAACGTTAAGCCGCCGTCGCTAGCAAGCCAGCTCCTACAGTTTCGGTGTGGAGTGGCCAGGGTTAACGACGTCGATCCAATCCGATCAGCACCAGTGAAATCACCACAAACCCCGCCAACAATCCCCCGGCATTGATAAACACCTGTGGATAACCCAGCTTTTCCACATCAATGAACGGATACGGATATGCAGCCAGCAAATGCCCGCGCAGCAGCGAATAGGCGAAGTACACCAGGGGATAAATTATCCACAACCCGATGTGCCGCATTCGCAACGTACCCTTCGGAACACAACACCACCAATACGCCAGAAACAGCAGCGGCATGACGTCATGCAGCAGCTCATCGGCCAGCCATTGCCAACCTTCGGGATGCCACAAATGGCGCAGCAGCAGGTTGTAGGCCAGGCCCACAATCGCAATGCTCACAGCAATGCCGCTAGTGACCCACGGCTGCAAAAACCAGCGACGCGCCGCCGATTCGCGGGAGGTCAGTTCACAGGTCAGGACGGTCGCCACCAGGGTATTGCTCAGCACCGTGAAGTAGCTGAAGAAACTCACCAGCCCTCCGAGCAAACTGGCTGCCAAGGTCCAGCGCGAATAGAAAATCAGGTACAGCTGAATGCTTAATCCGGCCCAGCCGAGAACGGCAGCCACGGCGACAAAACGACGCCGCGTGGCAGCCGCTGACGTCGACGAAATGAGCATGTTCAGAGCGGACGCTTGGTGCGCATCAGCTTTACGTACAGGCGTTCGACTTTCTCGCGCGCCCATGGGGTTTTACGCAGGAAC
The Pseudomonas sp. MYb327 DNA segment above includes these coding regions:
- a CDS encoding siderophore-interacting protein → MTEVIAQQTIHRVMHEIKRRRLEVLRVVDLTPRMRRITLGGPELAGFVSLGTDDHVKLLFPQNAAEQAAMETMKLGAGKSEGPMPAMRDYTPRRYDLDTLELDIDFVLHGDGPASTWAEQAKPGQFLHIGGPRGSMIVPDMFDSYLLIGDETALPAIARRLEGLAANRRALVIIEVENGKEQQVLESAAEVNVIWVLREGGKDHLLNTVKQVQVPAGNLYAWVATETKVSRQIRRVLLDEHGLDEQFVKAVGYWRLDDSDEE
- a CDS encoding CS1 type fimbrial major subunit, with protein sequence MFKKIAFSAPLAILALSSSFAFAVEESRSTINITAKVPSSVFHAQPVDPNFGKAETMDYDIPSGTLSSLRADYYVKHTDGAVGAYVEGGPQPLFNGADEIALTYTFNGIALTAVSKEVVTEAAAKPGIKAELSIVPATPAAGKNGVYTATPVVVFDAIPKVGP
- a CDS encoding PadR family transcriptional regulator, with the translated sequence MRDHHSPHREHGDGRDGFEKRPGRERGGRGPRVFAPGDLKLLLLALIAEQPCHGYDLIRQIEGMFDGAYSPSPGVIYPTLTFLEESEMIQGDAEGGKKRYSVTDAGRQSLTEQAVALEGVRVRIDVSKRSLRGHDRPPEIHEAVHNLRHALQLHHGRWSAEEIQRVAALLNDTAKAIVDGPAVQAAQEKAE
- a CDS encoding Pr6Pr family membrane protein, producing MLISSTSAAATRRRFVAVAAVLGWAGLSIQLYLIFYSRWTLAASLLGGLVSFFSYFTVLSNTLVATVLTCELTSRESAARRWFLQPWVTSGIAVSIAIVGLAYNLLLRHLWHPEGWQWLADELLHDVMPLLFLAYWWCCVPKGTLRMRHIGLWIIYPLVYFAYSLLRGHLLAAYPYPFIDVEKLGYPQVFINAGGLLAGFVVISLVLIGLDRRR